One Methylobacterium sp. 77 DNA window includes the following coding sequences:
- a CDS encoding TonB-dependent receptor, producing the protein MQFDSGIRRSVAAVSAIALAVALSGGVQSAFAQQVYDFDVPRSDLSTVITRIARTAGTPIAFPAGITASRSAGPIRSRGSVRDALAQALAGTGLQVVAGASGSLTIKAAGPAGAQGALPVGDLDAIDVTDSGTGPYHDQGFQAGDAGVAARLDAPVKEIPITINAVTSDVIRSQNLTTTTDAVENVAGVAIAQGDTQGRPGVPFFTIRGFAGGNYRVNGANDPGLATIPIDDVERVEVLKGPTGILAGTSTPGGLVNVTTKEPVDREIRELTLRHGTYANTIAAIDLGGRVLETEGLTYRLNVSGGIADRNYAGYGPTKDLLVSPSVKWTGENTSVLMGLRYINQRQAPPLSTVIPNRFRGGTIIARMPRDSALINDGFFTNVESTTVYSKISHNLGTFAGLDLTVNNHVAQTWATSYGVTPYLQDADNFNEGPGISVVQVARRDTQLNLTNRLDLTGTYDAGFLKQTLKVGYDYDRSQGKTFQQLGFRNRYVVQNLDEIRPDPLFRSQDMRLSFVPVTAVQGVYVLDKIDTLDNRLHILGMVRQDWYRQDVGGPDFTFENGVFKEGYRVDRNSGSALSWTAGAAFDVTDWLTVYGSRNTGFQVNPAGPNGVLPPQFSDQAEAGLRTFWFDKRLTVSGSFFDIALTNVAVRDPFDPTRTRYILVDGQKNRGYEVEAQGEILPGLNLITSYGFVNAAYSGKVLGGQPASGIPKNTLSAWLTYTVQDTPYAGLTFGFGARSVTSSIINSFTGDFYKIGGYTIFNAMIGYEKGDYSINLKFNNLANKYYYTPSYSGDYVGIGQGRSAMLTAKMKF; encoded by the coding sequence GTGCAATTTGATTCTGGGATACGGCGCTCGGTCGCCGCGGTATCGGCGATCGCTCTAGCGGTGGCTCTGTCGGGCGGGGTTCAATCCGCCTTCGCGCAGCAGGTCTACGATTTCGACGTGCCGCGCAGCGACCTCTCCACCGTCATCACGCGCATCGCGCGCACCGCCGGAACGCCGATCGCGTTCCCGGCCGGCATCACGGCTTCGCGCTCGGCTGGCCCGATTCGCAGCCGGGGGTCGGTACGAGACGCCCTCGCCCAGGCCCTGGCCGGAACCGGCCTCCAAGTGGTGGCGGGCGCGAGCGGCAGCCTGACCATCAAGGCGGCGGGTCCCGCGGGTGCCCAGGGCGCGCTGCCCGTCGGTGACCTCGACGCGATCGACGTCACCGATTCCGGCACCGGCCCGTATCACGACCAGGGCTTCCAGGCCGGCGATGCCGGCGTCGCCGCCCGCCTCGATGCGCCCGTCAAGGAGATCCCGATCACCATCAACGCGGTGACGTCGGATGTCATCCGCTCGCAGAACCTCACCACCACGACGGATGCCGTCGAGAACGTCGCAGGCGTGGCCATCGCCCAGGGCGACACCCAGGGCCGGCCTGGCGTCCCCTTCTTCACGATCCGCGGCTTCGCGGGAGGAAACTACCGGGTCAACGGCGCCAACGATCCCGGCCTCGCCACCATCCCCATCGACGACGTGGAGCGGGTCGAGGTCCTGAAGGGGCCGACCGGCATCCTGGCCGGAACGAGCACGCCGGGCGGCCTCGTCAACGTCACGACGAAGGAGCCCGTCGACCGTGAGATCCGCGAGCTGACCCTGCGCCACGGCACCTATGCCAACACCATCGCGGCCATCGACCTCGGCGGTCGAGTCCTGGAGACGGAGGGGCTGACCTATCGCCTCAACGTCTCGGGCGGCATCGCCGATCGCAACTACGCCGGGTACGGGCCGACGAAGGACCTCCTGGTTTCTCCCTCGGTCAAGTGGACGGGCGAGAACACCAGCGTGCTCATGGGGCTGCGTTACATCAATCAGCGTCAGGCGCCGCCTCTATCCACGGTGATCCCGAACCGGTTCCGGGGCGGGACTATCATCGCGCGGATGCCGCGCGACTCCGCGCTGATCAATGACGGGTTCTTCACGAACGTCGAATCCACCACGGTCTATTCGAAGATCTCGCATAACCTCGGCACCTTCGCCGGGCTCGATCTCACGGTGAACAACCACGTTGCCCAAACCTGGGCCACGTCCTACGGCGTCACGCCCTATCTCCAGGACGCGGATAACTTCAACGAAGGCCCCGGAATCAGTGTCGTTCAGGTCGCTCGTCGGGACACCCAGCTCAATCTGACCAACCGCCTCGACCTCACCGGGACCTACGATGCCGGTTTCCTCAAGCAGACGTTGAAAGTCGGTTACGATTACGATCGGAGCCAGGGCAAGACGTTTCAGCAGCTAGGTTTCCGCAACAGGTACGTCGTTCAGAACCTGGACGAGATTCGGCCGGATCCACTCTTCCGTTCCCAGGATATGCGTCTGTCCTTCGTGCCGGTCACGGCGGTGCAGGGTGTCTACGTCCTCGACAAGATCGATACCCTCGACAACCGGCTTCATATCCTGGGTATGGTCCGGCAGGATTGGTATAGGCAGGACGTCGGCGGGCCCGATTTCACCTTCGAAAACGGGGTCTTCAAGGAAGGCTACCGGGTCGATCGAAACAGCGGTTCGGCCCTGTCCTGGACGGCCGGCGCGGCCTTCGACGTGACGGATTGGCTGACCGTGTATGGCAGCCGCAACACCGGTTTCCAGGTGAACCCGGCTGGCCCCAACGGCGTCCTGCCGCCGCAATTCAGCGATCAGGCCGAGGCCGGCCTGCGCACCTTCTGGTTCGACAAGCGGCTCACGGTCTCGGGTTCGTTCTTCGACATCGCGCTGACGAACGTAGCCGTTCGGGACCCCTTCGACCCGACGCGGACGCGCTACATCCTCGTCGATGGGCAGAAGAACCGCGGCTACGAGGTCGAGGCGCAGGGTGAGATCCTGCCTGGCCTGAACCTCATCACCAGCTACGGCTTCGTCAACGCGGCTTACAGCGGCAAGGTGCTCGGCGGCCAGCCGGCCAGCGGCATTCCGAAGAACACCTTGAGCGCTTGGCTCACCTATACGGTCCAGGATACGCCCTATGCCGGTCTCACCTTCGGCTTCGGTGCCCGCAGCGTGACGAGCAGCATCATCAACTCGTTCACCGGCGATTTTTACAAGATTGGCGGCTACACGATCTTCAACGCGATGATCGGCTACGAGAAGGGCGATTACTCGATCAATCTCAAGTTCAACAACCTGGCCAACAAGTATTATTACACCCCGTCTTATTCGGGTGATTACGTCGGCATCGGCCAGGGCCGCAGCGCCATGCTGACGGCGAAGATGAAGTTCTAA
- the msrA gene encoding peptide-methionine (S)-S-oxide reductase MsrA, which translates to MLAALAGLDGRAFAEEPGRRLPDAAATLKEKSGPRTAVFAGGCFWGVQGVFQHVRGVTEAVSGYAGGSRDSASYQAVGSGRTGHAEAVRITYDPSIIRYDELLTIFFSVALDPTQVNRQGPDSGTQYRSAIFTADAEQARIAKAYVAQLDAAHAYAKPIATKIERGAFYPAEAYHQDFMALNPRHSYIVANDAPKLRDLQRFFPERTSAEPVLVGAQPPA; encoded by the coding sequence ATGCTCGCCGCCCTTGCCGGGCTCGACGGAAGGGCCTTCGCCGAGGAGCCGGGTCGGCGTCTGCCCGATGCCGCCGCGACCCTCAAGGAGAAGAGCGGCCCTCGCACCGCCGTCTTCGCGGGCGGCTGCTTCTGGGGTGTGCAGGGGGTGTTCCAGCATGTCCGAGGCGTGACGGAGGCCGTGTCCGGCTATGCCGGAGGCTCACGAGACAGCGCGAGCTATCAGGCCGTCGGCTCGGGCCGCACCGGCCACGCGGAGGCCGTGCGCATCACCTACGATCCGTCGATCATCCGCTACGACGAGTTGCTGACGATCTTCTTCTCCGTCGCCCTCGACCCGACGCAGGTGAACCGGCAGGGGCCGGATAGCGGCACGCAGTACCGCTCGGCGATCTTCACCGCCGATGCCGAGCAGGCCCGTATCGCCAAGGCCTATGTCGCGCAGCTCGATGCGGCCCACGCCTATGCGAAGCCGATCGCCACCAAGATAGAGCGCGGCGCGTTCTATCCGGCGGAAGCGTATCATCAGGACTTCATGGCCCTGAACCCGCGCCATTCCTACATCGTCGCCAACGACGCACCGAAGCTGCGCGACCTGCAGCGCTTCTTCCCCGAGCGCACCAGCGCGGAGCCGGTCCTCGTCGGCGCGCAGCCGCCGGCCTGA
- a CDS encoding pyridoxal-phosphate dependent enzyme — protein sequence MSPIATRARAEGAPVDRAWLAEALALIEAEAARSADTHLLRVPLGGLPGIDFYVKDESAHATGSLKHRLARSLFLYGLCNGWIGPRTTIVEASSGSTAVSEAYFAEALGLPFVAVMPSSTAAEKVAQITRYGGYCHFVNDPGAVYVEAARIAAETGGHFMDQFTHAERATDWRGNNNIAQSIFDQMARERFPIPRWLVVGAGTGGTSATIGRFVRYRGHATRLCLADPEASVFHRHLADPTVTTVSGPCSVLEGIGRARLEPSFLPQLIDRWIAVPDAASLGAARALAEKLGRSCGGSTGANLWAAALLIRDMAERGEAGSVVTLLCDSGERYRSTHLDESWLLERGIAWKPAHAGMTAFLDHGTDPRANMGISAPDTRAPRERPSSGCMLSHAHSDASGPLRTMSQISFRAKDKKIVPGAVASAVLAHKRSEPS from the coding sequence ATGTCCCCGATCGCAACCCGAGCCCGCGCGGAAGGCGCACCCGTCGACCGTGCCTGGCTCGCCGAGGCCCTGGCGCTGATCGAAGCCGAGGCTGCCCGCAGCGCCGACACCCACCTGCTCCGGGTTCCCCTCGGCGGCCTGCCGGGCATCGACTTCTACGTAAAGGACGAATCCGCCCACGCCACCGGCAGCCTCAAACACCGCCTGGCCCGCTCGCTCTTCCTGTACGGGCTCTGCAACGGCTGGATCGGGCCGCGCACCACCATCGTGGAGGCATCGAGCGGCTCGACCGCCGTCTCGGAAGCCTATTTCGCGGAGGCCCTCGGCCTACCCTTCGTCGCGGTCATGCCGTCGAGCACCGCGGCCGAGAAGGTCGCGCAGATCACCCGCTATGGCGGATACTGCCACTTCGTGAACGACCCCGGCGCGGTCTATGTCGAGGCGGCGCGGATCGCGGCGGAGACCGGCGGCCATTTCATGGACCAGTTCACCCATGCGGAGCGCGCCACAGACTGGCGCGGCAACAACAACATCGCCCAGTCGATCTTCGACCAGATGGCCCGCGAGCGGTTTCCGATTCCGCGCTGGCTCGTGGTCGGAGCCGGCACCGGCGGCACCTCGGCCACGATCGGCCGGTTCGTGCGCTATCGGGGCCATGCCACGCGGCTGTGTCTGGCCGATCCCGAAGCCTCGGTGTTCCACCGCCATCTGGCCGATCCTACGGTCACGACCGTCTCCGGCCCCTGCTCGGTCCTCGAAGGGATCGGCCGGGCGCGCCTCGAACCCTCGTTCCTGCCGCAGCTCATCGACCGCTGGATCGCCGTGCCGGATGCCGCGAGTCTCGGCGCCGCCCGCGCTCTCGCCGAGAAGCTCGGGCGCTCCTGCGGCGGTTCGACCGGAGCGAATCTCTGGGCCGCCGCCCTCCTGATCCGCGACATGGCGGAGCGAGGCGAAGCCGGATCGGTGGTGACGCTCCTCTGCGATTCCGGCGAGCGCTATCGCAGCACCCATCTCGACGAGTCCTGGCTGCTGGAGCGCGGCATCGCCTGGAAACCAGCCCATGCGGGGATGACCGCCTTCCTCGATCACGGCACGGACCCCCGCGCGAACATGGGCATCTCAGCCCCCGACACCCGGGCGCCGAGGGAAAGGCCAAGCTCCGGCTGCATGCTTTCGCATGCCCATTCAGATGCGTCCGGACCCTTGCGGACCATGTCGCAGATTTCGTTCCGCGCGAAGGATAAAAAAATCGTACCGGGCGCTGTCGCTTCCGCCGTCTTGGCTCACAAAAGGTCTGAACCCTCATGA
- a CDS encoding FecR domain-containing protein, with product MSRGGILEDPRAEAAVAWMVEIASGDMSAADYRAFETWLHEDACNEAAWIRLNGSLMPYGVAARQDGARAFLVKRGAKRPPSRRAMLASFAGFCGTATVGLGVADRFLPLRDVFADHYTRTAQQERVTLPDGSELVLGARTAVDLRYEPGRRGIHLIDGEIMLRVAPRAASFRVDAESLALEATAGTFVVQKWSDESAVTGIEGTGRVLRVAGTVQDLARGQRIAFQRGNTIRQTVDPGAAIAWLDGLLVANDQPVATIVEALRPYFPGVIRLSPAVAPIHATGVFSLKDPNAALDALAESLNLSITRIAGYWVAIDVPTGTGTRI from the coding sequence ATGTCGCGTGGGGGCATTCTCGAAGATCCGCGGGCGGAGGCGGCCGTCGCCTGGATGGTGGAGATCGCCTCGGGCGACATGTCCGCCGCGGATTACCGGGCGTTCGAGACTTGGCTGCACGAGGATGCGTGTAACGAGGCTGCCTGGATTCGCCTCAACGGCAGTTTGATGCCCTATGGCGTGGCGGCGCGGCAGGACGGAGCCCGCGCGTTCCTGGTGAAGCGCGGGGCCAAGCGGCCCCCGAGCCGCCGGGCGATGCTGGCGAGCTTCGCAGGCTTCTGCGGGACAGCTACCGTGGGGCTGGGGGTGGCCGACCGATTCCTTCCCTTGCGCGACGTGTTCGCCGATCATTACACCCGCACCGCCCAGCAGGAGCGGGTGACGCTGCCGGATGGCAGCGAACTCGTTCTGGGCGCCCGCACCGCCGTGGACCTGCGCTACGAGCCGGGCCGGCGGGGCATCCACCTCATCGACGGCGAGATCATGTTACGGGTCGCGCCGCGCGCCGCGTCGTTCCGGGTCGACGCCGAATCCCTCGCCCTGGAGGCGACGGCCGGGACCTTCGTGGTCCAAAAGTGGAGCGACGAATCCGCGGTGACCGGCATCGAGGGGACGGGCCGCGTCCTGCGCGTTGCCGGGACGGTGCAGGATCTCGCGCGCGGCCAGCGGATCGCCTTCCAGCGCGGCAATACGATCCGCCAGACGGTCGATCCCGGCGCCGCCATCGCCTGGCTCGACGGTCTTCTCGTGGCGAACGACCAGCCCGTGGCCACGATCGTGGAGGCCCTGCGGCCCTATTTCCCCGGGGTGATCCGGCTGAGCCCTGCGGTGGCTCCGATCCATGCGACCGGCGTGTTCTCCCTCAAGGACCCGAATGCGGCCCTCGATGCCCTGGCCGAGTCTCTGAACCTGTCGATCACGCGGATCGCGGGCTATTGGGTGGCGATCGACGTCCCGACCGGGACCGGCACGCGCATCTGA
- a CDS encoding SbmA/BacA-like family transporter yields the protein MIIIASAMGCLGLLACLVADQAARPDFYIVAGFVFAGAVAVGLSGGVSAYLKVVIRFFAIETVLFGLCACAVAAGQWPESLSGFEAPPSLVEALAFFCVLVHLALRIPIVRRAMNVADLYFRNDDRLAIRFVGTIRERSLAAGLLVLSILFVQLRVFFNIKLLLIFSVTSDAMMKGDAALYWHAVLVTLPSLLIPYMISETIDFYTTQHLTFRWRNWLTTNYADRWLGSDAHYRLSLGEWDADNPDQRIQEDIARFINGGLHGGYGVHNLTISLISQTSSVTAYAVILWGLSAKVVDTVAVPGFFLWLAILYAFLSSLGMVLAGRRLPALAFERQHVEADYRFGLSRLREYGEQIALMKGAPTERLLMASKFRAVRLNFYALTRVNTLIDFVRTLFERTSVYIPHMLTAAFFFTQQITLGETGQIASAFGNVTMSLSFLMGAFPSLAELKSVLDRLTSFDSALAASVRPTGGTMTTGDAPEITLRDAEIRLPNGTVLTRLPSLRLVAKENTLITGPSGTGKSTLFRVLAGIWPAWSGTLTRPRDAEILVLPQKSYLPSGTLLTAVSYPRPVGAYDPNAVGEALRDVGLGHLVPELDRDDIWAQRLSGGEQQRLAIARAILSRPDWLLLDEATAALDDAFERQVYAALARRLPETTLVSIGHRESLVAFHPRRIALAPSLQRPLDAPRAAVPRGEPVDGSARTLAAE from the coding sequence ATGATCATCATCGCATCGGCCATGGGCTGTCTCGGCCTGCTGGCCTGCCTCGTGGCCGACCAGGCCGCGCGCCCGGATTTCTACATCGTCGCGGGCTTCGTCTTCGCCGGCGCCGTGGCGGTCGGCCTGTCGGGCGGCGTCTCCGCTTATCTGAAGGTCGTTATCCGCTTCTTCGCGATTGAGACGGTCCTGTTCGGCCTCTGTGCCTGCGCGGTGGCCGCCGGCCAATGGCCCGAGAGCCTCTCGGGCTTCGAGGCTCCGCCGAGCCTCGTCGAGGCCCTCGCGTTCTTCTGCGTCCTGGTCCATCTCGCGCTGCGGATTCCGATCGTGCGCCGGGCCATGAACGTGGCCGACCTCTATTTTCGCAATGACGACCGCCTCGCGATCCGCTTCGTCGGCACTATCCGCGAGCGTTCCCTCGCGGCGGGCTTGCTCGTCCTCAGCATCCTGTTCGTCCAGCTGCGGGTCTTCTTCAATATCAAGCTGCTCCTGATCTTCAGCGTCACTTCCGATGCGATGATGAAGGGCGACGCCGCCCTCTACTGGCATGCGGTTCTGGTGACCCTGCCGAGCCTTCTGATTCCGTACATGATCTCCGAGACGATCGATTTCTATACGACCCAGCATCTGACGTTCCGCTGGCGCAACTGGCTCACCACGAATTACGCGGATCGCTGGCTCGGCTCCGATGCCCATTACCGGCTGTCCCTCGGCGAATGGGATGCGGACAACCCGGATCAGCGCATCCAGGAAGACATCGCGCGCTTCATCAATGGCGGCCTGCATGGCGGCTATGGCGTCCACAACCTGACGATCTCGCTCATTTCCCAGACGAGTTCGGTGACCGCCTACGCGGTGATCCTGTGGGGGCTTTCGGCCAAGGTCGTCGACACCGTCGCGGTGCCGGGCTTCTTCCTCTGGCTCGCCATCCTCTACGCCTTCCTCTCCAGCCTGGGCATGGTGCTCGCCGGACGCCGCCTGCCGGCCCTGGCCTTCGAGCGCCAGCACGTGGAGGCCGATTACCGCTTCGGACTCTCGCGCCTGCGCGAATACGGCGAGCAGATCGCCCTTATGAAGGGGGCGCCGACCGAACGCCTGCTGATGGCAAGCAAGTTTCGCGCCGTCCGGTTGAATTTCTACGCGCTGACGCGGGTCAATACCCTGATCGACTTCGTCCGGACCCTGTTCGAGAGGACCAGCGTCTACATTCCCCACATGCTGACCGCCGCCTTCTTCTTCACCCAGCAGATCACCCTGGGGGAGACCGGTCAGATCGCGAGCGCCTTCGGGAACGTCACCATGTCGCTCTCCTTCCTCATGGGCGCGTTCCCCTCCCTGGCCGAGCTCAAATCCGTCCTCGACAGGCTTACCTCCTTCGACTCCGCCCTCGCGGCCTCCGTCAGGCCGACCGGCGGGACCATGACCACCGGGGATGCGCCCGAGATCACCCTCCGCGATGCCGAGATCCGCCTGCCGAACGGGACCGTCCTGACGCGGCTTCCGTCCCTGCGCCTCGTCGCCAAGGAGAACACGCTGATCACGGGTCCGTCCGGCACCGGCAAATCCACCCTGTTCCGGGTGCTGGCCGGCATCTGGCCCGCCTGGAGCGGAACCCTGACCCGGCCGCGCGACGCCGAGATCCTGGTCCTGCCGCAGAAATCCTACCTGCCCTCCGGCACGCTTCTCACCGCCGTCAGCTATCCACGCCCCGTCGGCGCCTATGACCCGAACGCCGTCGGCGAGGCCCTCAGGGATGTCGGGCTCGGCCATCTGGTGCCTGAACTCGACCGCGACGACATCTGGGCGCAGCGGCTGTCCGGCGGCGAGCAGCAGCGCCTGGCGATTGCGCGGGCGATCCTGAGCCGACCCGATTGGCTCCTCCTCGACGAGGCCACCGCCGCCCTGGACGACGCCTTCGAGCGGCAGGTCTACGCGGCCCTGGCGCGGCGCCTGCCCGAGACCACCCTGGTCTCCATCGGCCATCGCGAAAGCCTCGTGGCGTTCCACCCGCGCAGGATCGCACTCGCCCCAAGCCTCCAACGGCCCCTCGACGCGCCGCGCGCGGCCGTTCCGCGAGGCGAGCCCGTCGACGGTTCCGCGCGAACCCTCGCAGCCGAGTGA
- a CDS encoding sigma-70 family RNA polymerase sigma factor: MAASVIWQQTSVLDRIFREHSGWLASWVGKQRWTVISAEDLSSEVFLALLQMPAIGGIREPRAMMTTIARRLVYDARRRNDLQRAYEAELALMPEASEISAEDRLIVVQALEAVDAMLATLPTKARTAFLMSQLDGMRYADIAVELKVSVSMVRKYVAQGFRAAYLANARQGS; this comes from the coding sequence ATGGCGGCATCTGTGATTTGGCAGCAAACGTCTGTCCTCGATCGGATATTCCGTGAGCACAGCGGTTGGCTGGCCTCTTGGGTCGGGAAGCAGCGCTGGACGGTCATTTCCGCCGAAGATCTATCGTCCGAGGTGTTTCTGGCGCTCCTTCAGATGCCGGCCATCGGCGGCATCCGCGAGCCGCGTGCGATGATGACGACGATCGCGCGCCGCCTGGTCTACGATGCCCGCCGCCGCAACGACCTCCAGCGCGCCTACGAGGCGGAGCTGGCCCTCATGCCGGAGGCCAGCGAGATCTCGGCGGAAGATCGCCTGATCGTGGTGCAGGCCCTCGAGGCGGTGGACGCGATGCTGGCGACCCTGCCGACCAAGGCGCGTACCGCCTTCCTCATGAGTCAGCTCGACGGGATGCGCTATGCCGATATCGCCGTCGAACTGAAGGTTTCGGTCAGCATGGTTCGCAAATATGTTGCCCAGGGCTTCCGGGCCGCCTACTTGGCCAATGCTCGGCAGGGATCGTGA